From Paraflavitalea devenefica, the proteins below share one genomic window:
- a CDS encoding TonB-dependent receptor gives MIQLIRSTTLLLVGLFLLLTVPVWAQQGTGTIKGHITTSDERPAAWVTVQLKGFKKTVSTDEKGYFLIKNVKPGNYEIAVTLVGYESAVKSVTVEENKTVTVDVPMNVSNQQLQEVIVTTNKNNYNARKGSSSLRLNEPLLEVPQNIQVVTSANLADQQVISMSDGVIRNISGAVRMEHWGDLYANIHMRGSQIQAFRNGFNVVSSYWGPLTEDMSIVDHIEFVKGPAGFMLANGDPSGLYNVVTKKPTGQTKGEASFTVGSFDLYRASLDLDGKLNSNGKLLYRLNLAAQNKKSFRDYEYNNRYTFAPVISYQVDEKTKLTVEYNLQYAKMSDVGSYYVFSPVGYTALPRDFTAMQPGLEPTTISDHSFTVNLQHELSNDWKLTAQAAYYNYQQKGTSLWPAAVNADGKMIRSVGIWDAKSEMTLAQVFLNGNVTTGSINHRILAGLDLGNKEYFADWSQSHPLDSVGAEFDPTAPYYGIPVNGFPVWDRSQGIETRAVLGGGTINQRYSGLYLSDELGFFDNTVRLTLAGRFTHVQQSAWGGAKEEAKRVTPRLGLSVSIDRNTSVYGLYDEAFVPQAGRIKDGSKVRPITGGNIEFGIKRDWFNGRWSTTASIYRIIKNNELTADPNEAPTSGHSVVLGQKRAEGVELDLRGTVIKGLNVVANYAYTDGKVTEATPGVSFKVGDVVPGYSKHTVNSWLNYKVSNGVLKGAGISGGFTWLLDRATSDWSATHNNQELPNYFKLDGGLFWEKDKIKLALNVFNILDEYLYSGSYYDWLNSYYWQSEAPRNLRLGITYKF, from the coding sequence ATGATACAATTAATACGCAGCACTACGCTACTGCTGGTGGGTCTTTTCCTGTTGCTAACTGTACCGGTTTGGGCACAGCAAGGCACAGGCACCATTAAAGGCCATATTACTACCAGCGATGAAAGACCCGCCGCCTGGGTAACCGTACAATTGAAAGGTTTCAAAAAGACAGTCTCTACAGATGAAAAGGGATATTTCCTTATTAAGAATGTAAAGCCAGGCAATTATGAGATAGCCGTAACCCTGGTAGGCTATGAAAGCGCTGTTAAAAGCGTTACCGTAGAAGAAAATAAAACGGTTACAGTAGATGTACCGATGAATGTTTCGAACCAGCAGTTGCAGGAGGTGATCGTTACCACCAATAAGAATAATTACAATGCCCGGAAGGGTTCTTCTTCCCTGCGTTTAAATGAACCGCTGCTGGAAGTGCCACAAAATATACAGGTGGTTACCAGTGCCAACCTGGCCGATCAGCAGGTGATCAGCATGAGCGATGGCGTTATCCGCAATATCAGCGGCGCTGTTCGCATGGAACATTGGGGCGATCTGTATGCCAATATCCACATGCGTGGCTCCCAGATACAGGCTTTCCGCAACGGGTTTAATGTAGTAAGCTCCTACTGGGGGCCCCTCACCGAAGACATGAGCATTGTAGATCATATTGAGTTTGTAAAAGGTCCGGCCGGTTTCATGCTCGCCAATGGCGATCCCAGTGGCCTGTATAATGTAGTGACCAAAAAGCCTACTGGTCAAACCAAGGGCGAAGCCTCTTTCACAGTAGGAAGTTTTGACCTGTACCGTGCTTCCCTCGACCTCGATGGCAAACTGAACAGTAACGGCAAACTGCTGTATCGCCTCAACCTGGCGGCACAGAATAAGAAGTCGTTTCGCGACTATGAATACAATAACCGCTATACTTTTGCGCCGGTCATTTCTTACCAGGTAGATGAGAAAACAAAGCTGACGGTAGAGTACAACCTGCAATATGCAAAAATGTCGGACGTAGGCTCTTATTATGTTTTCAGTCCCGTAGGATACACTGCCCTGCCCCGTGATTTCACCGCCATGCAACCGGGCCTGGAACCCACTACGATCAGTGACCACAGCTTCACGGTGAACCTGCAGCATGAACTGAGCAACGACTGGAAGCTGACCGCGCAAGCCGCTTATTATAATTACCAGCAGAAAGGCACCAGCCTGTGGCCTGCCGCCGTAAACGCGGATGGCAAGATGATCAGGAGTGTAGGCATCTGGGATGCCAAAAGTGAAATGACACTGGCCCAGGTATTCCTGAATGGTAATGTTACTACCGGCAGCATCAATCACCGGATACTGGCAGGCCTTGATCTGGGCAACAAAGAATATTTTGCTGATTGGTCGCAATCACACCCGCTGGATTCAGTGGGGGCTGAATTTGATCCTACTGCTCCCTATTATGGCATACCGGTGAATGGGTTTCCTGTTTGGGACCGCAGCCAGGGTATTGAAACAAGGGCTGTCCTGGGAGGCGGCACTATTAATCAGCGCTATTCCGGCCTTTATCTTTCGGATGAGCTGGGCTTTTTTGATAATACTGTACGGCTTACGCTGGCAGGCCGCTTTACGCATGTGCAGCAATCTGCCTGGGGCGGAGCGAAGGAGGAAGCCAAACGTGTTACCCCCCGTCTTGGCCTGAGTGTATCCATTGACAGGAATACTTCTGTTTATGGGCTTTATGATGAAGCCTTTGTTCCGCAAGCCGGCCGGATCAAAGATGGCAGTAAGGTGCGTCCCATCACAGGCGGCAATATTGAATTTGGCATTAAGCGGGATTGGTTCAACGGACGCTGGAGCACCACCGCCTCCATCTACCGCATTATCAAGAACAATGAACTGACCGCCGATCCCAATGAAGCACCCACCTCCGGCCATAGTGTTGTGCTGGGACAAAAAAGGGCCGAAGGTGTTGAACTGGACCTGCGGGGTACCGTTATTAAAGGGTTGAATGTAGTGGCCAATTATGCCTATACCGATGGCAAGGTAACCGAGGCTACACCGGGCGTTAGTTTTAAAGTGGGCGATGTAGTGCCTGGTTACTCCAAGCATACGGTGAACAGTTGGCTGAATTATAAAGTATCCAACGGGGTGTTAAAAGGCGCCGGCATTTCCGGTGGCTTTACCTGGCTGCTGGACAGGGCTACTTCCGATTGGAGCGCTACGCACAATAACCAGGAGTTGCCCAATTATTTCAAACTGGATGGTGGTTTGTTCTGGGAAAAAGACAAGATCAAGCTCGCCCTGAATGTATTCAATATCCTCGACGAATACCTGTACAGCGGCAGTTATTATGACTGGCTGAATAGTTATTACTGGCAAAGTGAGGCCCCCAGAAACCTGCGCCTGGGTATAACGTATAAGTTTTAA